A genome region from Rhinopithecus roxellana isolate Shanxi Qingling chromosome 10, ASM756505v1, whole genome shotgun sequence includes the following:
- the PITPNM2 gene encoding membrane-associated phosphatidylinositol transfer protein 2 isoform X14, producing MIIKEYRIPLPMTVEEYRIAQLYMIQKKSRNETYGEGSGVEILENRPYTDGPGGSGQYTHKVYHVGMHIPSWFRSILPKAALRVVEESWNAYPYTRTRFTCPFVEKFSIDIETFYKTDAGENPDVFNLSPVEKNQLTIDFIDIVKDPVPHNEYKTEEDPKLFQSTKTQRGPLSDNWIEEYKKQVFPIMCAYKLCKVEFRYWGMQSKIERFIHDTGLRRVMVRAHRQAWCWQDEWYGLSMENIRELEKEAQLMLSRKMAQFNEDGEEATELIKHEAASDQASGEPPEPSSSNGEPLVGRGLKKQWSTSSKSSRSSKRGASPSRHSISEWRMQSIARDSDESSDDEFFDAHEDLSDTEEMFPKDITKWSSNDLMDKIESPEPEDTQDGLYRQSSPEFRVASSVEQLNIIEDEVSQPLAAPPSKIHVLLLVLHGGTILDTGAGDPSSKKGDANTIANVFDTVMRVHYPSALGRLAIRLVPCPPVCSDAFALVSNLSPYSHDEGCLSSSQDHIPLAALPLLATSSPQYQEAVATVIQRANLAYGDFIKSQEGMTFNGQVCLIGDCVGGILAFDALCYSNQPVSESQSSSRRGSVVSMQDNDMLSPGILVNAAHCSGGGNSGGGGSSGGSSLESSRHLSRSNVDIPRSNGPEDPKRQLPRKRSDSSTYELDTIQQHQAFLSSLHASVLRTEPCSRHSSSSTMLDGTGALGRFDFEITDLFLFGCPLGLVLALRKTVIPALDVFQLRPACQQVYNLFHPADPSASRLEPLLERRFHALPPFSVPRYQRYPLGDGCSTLLVETVQRNPELVLEGGPLAPLPHGDSFLETSMPVPAPTWQDGPRPDSAESDVLQTHNVAFQEHATPSSPSPAPASRGFRRASEISIASQVSGMAESYTASSIAQIAAKWWGQKRIDYALYCPDALTAFPTVALPHLFHASYWESTDVVSFLLRQVMRHDNSSILELDGKEVSVFTPSKPREKWQRKRTHVKLRNVTANHRINDALANEDGPQVLTGRFMYGPLDMVTLTGEKVDVHIMTQPPSGEWLYLDTLVTNNSGRVSYTIPESHRLGVGVYPIKMVVRGDHTFADSYITVLPKGTEFVVFSIDGSFAASVSIMGSDPKVRAGAVDVVRHWQDLGYLIIYVTGRPDMQKQRVVAWLAQHNFPHGVVSFCDGLVHDPLRHKANFLKLLISELHLRVHAAYGSTKDVAVYSAISLSPMQIYIVGRPTKKLQQQCQFITDGYAAHLAQLKYSHRARPARNTATRMALRKGSFGLPGQGDFLRSRNHLLRTISAQPSRPSHRHERTQSQADGEQRGQRSMSMAAGCWGRAMTGRLEPGAATGPK from the exons AAGAAGAGCCGTAACGAGACATATGGTGAAGGCAGCGGCGTGGAGATCCTGGAGAACCGGCCGTACACAGATGGCCCAGGCGGCTCTGGGCAGTACACACACAAGGTGTATCATGTGGGCATGCACATCCCCAGCTGGTTCCGCTCCATCCTGCCCAAGGCAGCCCTGCGGGTGGTGGAGGAGTCCTGGAATGCCTACCCCTACACCCGAACCAG GTTCACCTGCCCTTTCGTGGAGAAATTCTCCATCGACattgaaacattttataaaactgatGCTGGAGAAAACCCCGACGTGTTCAACCTCTCTCCTGTGGAAAAGAACCAGCTGACAATCG ACTTCATCGACATTGTCAAAGACCCTGTGCCCCACAACGAGTATAAGACAGAAGAGGACCCCAAACTGTTCCAGTCAACCAAGACCCAGCGGGGACCCCTGTCAGACAACTGGATCGAGGAGTACAAGAAGCAGGTCTTCCCCATCATGTGTGCATACAAGCTCTGCAAGGTGGAGTTCCGCTACTGGGGCATGCAGTCCAAGATCGAGAGGTTCATCCATGACACCG GACTACGGAGGGTGATGGTGCGGGCTCACCGGCAGGCCTGGTGCTGGCAGGACGAGTGGTATGGGCTGAGCATGGAGAACATCCGGGAGCTGGAGAAGGAGGCGCAGCTCATGCTTTCCCGTAAGATGGCCCAGTTCAATGAGGATGGTGAGGAGGCCACTGAGCTCATCAAGCATGAAGCTGCCTCGGACCAGGCCTCTGGGGAGCCCCCGGAGCCCAGCAGCAGCAACGGGGAGCCCCTGGTGGGGCGGGGCCTCAAGAAACAGTGGTCCACATCCTCCAAGTCGTCTCGGTCGTCCAAGCGGGGAG CGAGTCCTTCCCGCCACAGCATCTCGGAGTGGAGGATGCAGAGTATCGCCAGGGACTCGGACGAGAGCTCAGACGACGAGTTCTTCGATGCGCACG agGACCTGTCTGACACAGAGGAAATGTTCCCCAAGGACATCACCAAGTGGAGTTCCAATGACCTCATGGACAAGATCGAGAGCCCAGAGCCGGAAGACACACAAG ATGGTCTGTACCGCCAGAGCTCCCCTGAGTTCAGGGTGGCCTCCAGTGTGGAACAGCTGAACATCATAGAG GACGAGGTTAGCCAGCCGCTGGCTGCACCGCCCTCCAAGATCCACGTGCTGCTACTGGTGCTGCACGGAGGCACCATCCTGGATACGGGCGCCGGGGACCCCAGTTCCAAGAAGGGTGATGCCAACACCATCGCCAATGTGTTCGACACTGTCATGCGTGTGCACTACCCCAGCGCCCTGGGCCGCCTTGCCATCCGCCTGGTGCCCTGCCCGCCCGTCTGCTCTGACGCCTTTGCCCTGGTCTCCAA cctcagcccctaCAGCCATGACGAAGGCTGTCTGTCCAGCAGTCAGGACCACATTCCCCTGGCTGCCCTCCCCCTGCTGGCCACCTCCTCCCCCCAGTACCAGGAGGCGGTTGCCACAGTGATTCAGCGAGCCAACCTTGCCTATGGGGACTTCATCAAGTCCCAGGAGGGCATGACCTTCAATGGGCAG GTCTGCCTGATTGGGGACTGCGTCGGGGGCATCCTGGCATTTGATGCCCTATGCTACAGCAACCAGCCGGTGTCTGAGAGTCAAAGCAGCAGCCGCCGGGGCAGTGTGGTCAGCATGCAG GACAACGACATGCTGTCCCCGGGCATTCTGGTGAATGCAGCACACTGCTCCGGTGGTGGcaacagtggtggtggtggcagtagtggtggctccagcctggagagcagtCGGCACCTGAGCCGAAGCAACGTCGACATCCCCCGCAGCAATGGCCCCGAGGACCCCAAAAGGCAGCTGCCCCGCAAGAGGAGCGACTCGTCCACCTATGAGCTAGACACCATCCAGCAGCACCAGGCCTTCCTGTCCag cctccatgccAGCGTGCTGAGGACTGAGCCCTGCTCACGCCATTCCAGCAGCTCCACCATGCTGGACGGCACAGGTGCCCTGGGCAGGTTTGACTTTGAGATCACGGACCTCTTCCTCTTCGGGTGCCCCCTGGGGCTGGTCCTGGCCTTGAGGAAGACTGTCATCCCAGCCCTGGATG ttttCCAGCTGCGGCCGGCCTGCCAGCAAGTCTACAACCTCTTCCACCCCGCGGACCCGTCAGCGTCGCGCCTGGAGCCGCTGCTGGAACGGCGCTTCCACGCTCTGCCGCCTTTCAGTGTCCCCCGCTACCAACGCTACCCGCTGGGGGACGGCTGCTCCACACTGCTGG TCGAGACCGTGCAGAGAAACCCTGAGCTGGTCCTGGAGGGCGGCCCCCTGGCCCCTCTCCCCCACGGGGACAGCTTCCTGGAAACCAGTATGCCTGTTCCCGCGCCCACCTGGCAAGACGGGCCCCGCCCGGACTCTGCCGAGT CAGATGTGCTCCAGACCCACAATGTGGCCTTCCAAGAGCATGCCACCCCCTCCtcgcccagccctgcccctgccagTCGTGGCTTCCGCCGAGCCAGTGAGATCAGCATCGCCAGCCAGGTGTCAGGCATGGCCGAGAGCTACACGGCATCCAGCATTGCCCAGA TCGCTGCAAAGTGGTGGGGCCAGAAGCGGATCGACTATGCCCTGTACTGCCCTGATGCCCTCACGGCCTTCCCCACTGTGGCTCTGCCTCACCTCTTCCACGCCAGCTACTGGGAGTCAACAGACGTGGTCTCCTTCCTGCTGAGACAG GTCATGAGGCATGACAACTCCAGCATCTTGGAGCTGGATGGCAAGGAAGTGTCGGTGTTCACCCCCTCCAAGCCAAGAGAGAAGTGGCAGCGCAAGCGGACCCACGTGAAGCTGCGG AACGTGACGGCCAACCACCGGATCAATGATGCCCTCGCCAATGAGGACGGCCCCCAGGTTCTGACGGGCAGGTTCATGTATGGGCCCCTGGACATGGTCACCCTGACTGGGGAGAAG GTGGATGTGCACATCATGACCCAGCCACCCTCGGGCGAGTGGCTCTACCTGGATACGCTGGTGACCAACAACAGTGGGCGTGTCTCCTACACCATCCCTGAGTCGCACCGCCTGGGCGTGGGTGTCTACCCCATCAAGATGGTGGTCAG GGGAGACCACACGTTTGCCGACAGCTACATCACTGTGCTGCCCAAGGGCACAGAGTTCGTGGTCTTCAGCATCGACGGTTCCTTTGCCGCTAGCGTGTCCATCATGGGCAGTGACCCCAAGGTGCGGGCCGGGGCCGTGGACGTGGTGCG GCACTGGCAGGACCTGGGCTACCTCATCATCTACGTGACGGGCCGACCCGACATGCAGAAGCAGCGGGTGGTGGCGTGGCTGGCCCAGCACAACTTCCCCCACGGCGTGGTGTCCTTCTGTGATGGCCTGGTGCATGACCCGCTGCGGCACAAGGCCAACTTCCTGAAGCTGCTCATCTCCGAG CTGCACCTGCGCGTGCATGCGGCCTACGGCTCCACCAAGGACGTGGCGGTCTACAGCGCCATCAGCCTATCCCCCATGCAGATCTACATCGTGGGCCGGCCCACCAAGAAGCTGCAGCAGCAGTGCCAG TTCATCACGGACGGCTACGCAGCCCACCTGGCGCAGCTGAAGTACAGCCACCGGGCGCGGCCTGCTCGCAACACAGCCACCCGCATGGCGCTGCGCAAGGGCAGCTTCGGCCTGCCTGGCCAGGGTGACTTCCTGCGTTCTCGCAACCACCTGCTTCGCACCATCTCGGCCCAGCCCAGCAGGCCCAGCCACCGGCACGAGCGGACACAGAGCCAGGCAGATGGCGAGCAGCGGGGCCAGCGCAGCATGAGCATGGCGGCCGGCTGCTGGGGCCGCGCCATGACTGGCCGCCTGGAGCCGGGGGCGGCCACGGGCCCCAAGTAG
- the PITPNM2 gene encoding membrane-associated phosphatidylinositol transfer protein 2 isoform X12, whose product MIIKEYRIPLPMTVEEYRIAQLYMIQKKSRNETYGEGSGVEILENRPYTDGPGGSGQYTHKVYHVGMHIPSWFRSILPKAALRVVEESWNAYPYTRTRFTCPFVEKFSIDIETFYKTDAGENPDVFNLSPVEKNQLTIDFIDIVKDPVPHNEYKTEEDPKLFQSTKTQRGPLSDNWIEEYKKQVFPIMCAYKLCKVEFRYWGMQSKIERFIHDTGLRRVMVRAHRQAWCWQDEWYGLSMENIRELEKEAQLMLSRKMAQFNEDGEEATELIKHEAASDQASGEPPEPSSSNGEPLVGRGLKKQWSTSSKSSRSSKRGASPSRHSISEWRMQSIARDSDESSDDEFFDAHEDLSDTEEMFPKDITKWSSNDLMDKIESPEPEDTQDGLYRQSSPEFRVASSVEQLNIIEDEVSQPLAAPPSKIHVLLLVLHGGTILDTGAGDPSSKKGDANTIANVFDTVMRVHYPSALGRLAIRLVPCPPVCSDAFALVSNLSPYSHDEGCLSSSQDHIPLAALPLLATSSPQYQEAVATVIQRANLAYGDFIKSQEGMTFNGQVCLIGDCVGGILAFDALCYSNQPVSESQSSSRRGSVVSMQDNDMLSPGILVNAAHCSGGGNSGGGGSSGGSSLESSRHLSRSNVDIPRSNGPEDPKRQLPRKRSDSSTYELDTIQQHQAFLSSLHASVLRTEPCSRHSSSSTMLDGTGALGRFDFEITDLFLFGCPLGLVLALRKTVIPALDVFQLRPACQQVYNLFHPADPSASRLEPLLERRFHALPPFSVPRYQRYPLGDGCSTLLADVLQTHNVAFQEHATPSSPSPAPASRGFRRASEISIASQVSGMAESYTASSIAQKAPDALSHTPSVRRLSLLALPPPRPITPGPHPPARQASPSLERAPGLPELDIREVAAKWWGQKRIDYALYCPDALTAFPTVALPHLFHASYWESTDVVSFLLRQVMRHDNSSILELDGKEVSVFTPSKPREKWQRKRTHVKLRNVTANHRINDALANEDGPQVLTGRFMYGPLDMVTLTGEKVDVHIMTQPPSGEWLYLDTLVTNNSGRVSYTIPESHRLGVGVYPIKMVVRGDHTFADSYITVLPKGTEFVVFSIDGSFAASVSIMGSDPKVRAGAVDVVRHWQDLGYLIIYVTGRPDMQKQRVVAWLAQHNFPHGVVSFCDGLVHDPLRHKANFLKLLISELHLRVHAAYGSTKDVAVYSAISLSPMQIYIVGRPTKKLQQQCQFITDGYAAHLAQLKYSHRARPARNTATRMALRKGSFGLPGQGDFLRSRNHLLRTISAQPSRPSHRHERTQSQADGEQRGQRSMSMAAGCWGRAMTGRLEPGAATGPK is encoded by the exons AAGAAGAGCCGTAACGAGACATATGGTGAAGGCAGCGGCGTGGAGATCCTGGAGAACCGGCCGTACACAGATGGCCCAGGCGGCTCTGGGCAGTACACACACAAGGTGTATCATGTGGGCATGCACATCCCCAGCTGGTTCCGCTCCATCCTGCCCAAGGCAGCCCTGCGGGTGGTGGAGGAGTCCTGGAATGCCTACCCCTACACCCGAACCAG GTTCACCTGCCCTTTCGTGGAGAAATTCTCCATCGACattgaaacattttataaaactgatGCTGGAGAAAACCCCGACGTGTTCAACCTCTCTCCTGTGGAAAAGAACCAGCTGACAATCG ACTTCATCGACATTGTCAAAGACCCTGTGCCCCACAACGAGTATAAGACAGAAGAGGACCCCAAACTGTTCCAGTCAACCAAGACCCAGCGGGGACCCCTGTCAGACAACTGGATCGAGGAGTACAAGAAGCAGGTCTTCCCCATCATGTGTGCATACAAGCTCTGCAAGGTGGAGTTCCGCTACTGGGGCATGCAGTCCAAGATCGAGAGGTTCATCCATGACACCG GACTACGGAGGGTGATGGTGCGGGCTCACCGGCAGGCCTGGTGCTGGCAGGACGAGTGGTATGGGCTGAGCATGGAGAACATCCGGGAGCTGGAGAAGGAGGCGCAGCTCATGCTTTCCCGTAAGATGGCCCAGTTCAATGAGGATGGTGAGGAGGCCACTGAGCTCATCAAGCATGAAGCTGCCTCGGACCAGGCCTCTGGGGAGCCCCCGGAGCCCAGCAGCAGCAACGGGGAGCCCCTGGTGGGGCGGGGCCTCAAGAAACAGTGGTCCACATCCTCCAAGTCGTCTCGGTCGTCCAAGCGGGGAG CGAGTCCTTCCCGCCACAGCATCTCGGAGTGGAGGATGCAGAGTATCGCCAGGGACTCGGACGAGAGCTCAGACGACGAGTTCTTCGATGCGCACG agGACCTGTCTGACACAGAGGAAATGTTCCCCAAGGACATCACCAAGTGGAGTTCCAATGACCTCATGGACAAGATCGAGAGCCCAGAGCCGGAAGACACACAAG ATGGTCTGTACCGCCAGAGCTCCCCTGAGTTCAGGGTGGCCTCCAGTGTGGAACAGCTGAACATCATAGAG GACGAGGTTAGCCAGCCGCTGGCTGCACCGCCCTCCAAGATCCACGTGCTGCTACTGGTGCTGCACGGAGGCACCATCCTGGATACGGGCGCCGGGGACCCCAGTTCCAAGAAGGGTGATGCCAACACCATCGCCAATGTGTTCGACACTGTCATGCGTGTGCACTACCCCAGCGCCCTGGGCCGCCTTGCCATCCGCCTGGTGCCCTGCCCGCCCGTCTGCTCTGACGCCTTTGCCCTGGTCTCCAA cctcagcccctaCAGCCATGACGAAGGCTGTCTGTCCAGCAGTCAGGACCACATTCCCCTGGCTGCCCTCCCCCTGCTGGCCACCTCCTCCCCCCAGTACCAGGAGGCGGTTGCCACAGTGATTCAGCGAGCCAACCTTGCCTATGGGGACTTCATCAAGTCCCAGGAGGGCATGACCTTCAATGGGCAG GTCTGCCTGATTGGGGACTGCGTCGGGGGCATCCTGGCATTTGATGCCCTATGCTACAGCAACCAGCCGGTGTCTGAGAGTCAAAGCAGCAGCCGCCGGGGCAGTGTGGTCAGCATGCAG GACAACGACATGCTGTCCCCGGGCATTCTGGTGAATGCAGCACACTGCTCCGGTGGTGGcaacagtggtggtggtggcagtagtggtggctccagcctggagagcagtCGGCACCTGAGCCGAAGCAACGTCGACATCCCCCGCAGCAATGGCCCCGAGGACCCCAAAAGGCAGCTGCCCCGCAAGAGGAGCGACTCGTCCACCTATGAGCTAGACACCATCCAGCAGCACCAGGCCTTCCTGTCCag cctccatgccAGCGTGCTGAGGACTGAGCCCTGCTCACGCCATTCCAGCAGCTCCACCATGCTGGACGGCACAGGTGCCCTGGGCAGGTTTGACTTTGAGATCACGGACCTCTTCCTCTTCGGGTGCCCCCTGGGGCTGGTCCTGGCCTTGAGGAAGACTGTCATCCCAGCCCTGGATG ttttCCAGCTGCGGCCGGCCTGCCAGCAAGTCTACAACCTCTTCCACCCCGCGGACCCGTCAGCGTCGCGCCTGGAGCCGCTGCTGGAACGGCGCTTCCACGCTCTGCCGCCTTTCAGTGTCCCCCGCTACCAACGCTACCCGCTGGGGGACGGCTGCTCCACACTGCTGG CAGATGTGCTCCAGACCCACAATGTGGCCTTCCAAGAGCATGCCACCCCCTCCtcgcccagccctgcccctgccagTCGTGGCTTCCGCCGAGCCAGTGAGATCAGCATCGCCAGCCAGGTGTCAGGCATGGCCGAGAGCTACACGGCATCCAGCATTGCCCAGA AGGCCCCCGATGCGCTCAGCCATACCCCCAGCGTCAGGCGTCTGTCCCTGCTcgccctgcccccaccccgcccTATCACCCCTGGCCCCCACCCTCCAGCCAGGCAGGCGAGCCCCAGCCTGGAGAGGGCCCCCGGCCTCCCTGAGCTGGACATCAGAGAAG TCGCTGCAAAGTGGTGGGGCCAGAAGCGGATCGACTATGCCCTGTACTGCCCTGATGCCCTCACGGCCTTCCCCACTGTGGCTCTGCCTCACCTCTTCCACGCCAGCTACTGGGAGTCAACAGACGTGGTCTCCTTCCTGCTGAGACAG GTCATGAGGCATGACAACTCCAGCATCTTGGAGCTGGATGGCAAGGAAGTGTCGGTGTTCACCCCCTCCAAGCCAAGAGAGAAGTGGCAGCGCAAGCGGACCCACGTGAAGCTGCGG AACGTGACGGCCAACCACCGGATCAATGATGCCCTCGCCAATGAGGACGGCCCCCAGGTTCTGACGGGCAGGTTCATGTATGGGCCCCTGGACATGGTCACCCTGACTGGGGAGAAG GTGGATGTGCACATCATGACCCAGCCACCCTCGGGCGAGTGGCTCTACCTGGATACGCTGGTGACCAACAACAGTGGGCGTGTCTCCTACACCATCCCTGAGTCGCACCGCCTGGGCGTGGGTGTCTACCCCATCAAGATGGTGGTCAG GGGAGACCACACGTTTGCCGACAGCTACATCACTGTGCTGCCCAAGGGCACAGAGTTCGTGGTCTTCAGCATCGACGGTTCCTTTGCCGCTAGCGTGTCCATCATGGGCAGTGACCCCAAGGTGCGGGCCGGGGCCGTGGACGTGGTGCG GCACTGGCAGGACCTGGGCTACCTCATCATCTACGTGACGGGCCGACCCGACATGCAGAAGCAGCGGGTGGTGGCGTGGCTGGCCCAGCACAACTTCCCCCACGGCGTGGTGTCCTTCTGTGATGGCCTGGTGCATGACCCGCTGCGGCACAAGGCCAACTTCCTGAAGCTGCTCATCTCCGAG CTGCACCTGCGCGTGCATGCGGCCTACGGCTCCACCAAGGACGTGGCGGTCTACAGCGCCATCAGCCTATCCCCCATGCAGATCTACATCGTGGGCCGGCCCACCAAGAAGCTGCAGCAGCAGTGCCAG TTCATCACGGACGGCTACGCAGCCCACCTGGCGCAGCTGAAGTACAGCCACCGGGCGCGGCCTGCTCGCAACACAGCCACCCGCATGGCGCTGCGCAAGGGCAGCTTCGGCCTGCCTGGCCAGGGTGACTTCCTGCGTTCTCGCAACCACCTGCTTCGCACCATCTCGGCCCAGCCCAGCAGGCCCAGCCACCGGCACGAGCGGACACAGAGCCAGGCAGATGGCGAGCAGCGGGGCCAGCGCAGCATGAGCATGGCGGCCGGCTGCTGGGGCCGCGCCATGACTGGCCGCCTGGAGCCGGGGGCGGCCACGGGCCCCAAGTAG